AGCGTGAGCAGGCCGCGTGGTCCCGCCCCCCAGGCGACCCAACGGGTGACGAAGTCGGGACTTTCGTCGGAACCAGGTCGCGAGGCCCGGACGATGGCCCAGGCGTACCCCAAAACCTGATCGGAAATGGGGATCCGCGTGACCAGTTTTTGGAATTCAACGAGTTCCTCACCCGTCATGAGAGGTTCAATGGTTCCCTGCTGTCCGCTCGTCACGCGGCGGGCAATTTCCCATTCCTCCTCTGCCGAAGGGTAGTCCACCTTGATGTATAGGAGGAAGCGATCGAGTTGCGCCTCCGGGAGTGGGTAGGTCCCTTCCTGTTCCAGGGGATTTTGAGTGGCCAGGACAAAGAAGGGATCCGGAAGCCGATACACGCGACCTCCGGCCGTCACCTGGCGTTCCTGCATAGCCTCCAGCATAGCGGCCTGAGTTTTGGGCGGGGTTCGATTGATCTCGTCCGCCAGGATCATGTTGGCAAAAATGGGCCCGGGAAGGAATTTGTAGCCCCGCTCCCCGGTTTTGGGGTCCTCCTGGATGACATCTGTCCCGGTCACGTCGCTGGGCATGAGGTCCGGCGTAAACTGGATTCGCTTGAAAGTAAGATGGGTGGCCTGGGCCAGCGAACTGACAAGCAGGGTTTTGGCCAGGCCGGGCACACCCTCCAACAGCGCGTGTCCCCGGGCGAGGATCGCAATGAGGACCTCTTCGATCACCCGTTGCTGGCCGACGATCACCTTGGCCAGCTCTTCCCGAATGCGTAAATAAGCCTGGTGGCAGCGTTCGACGGCTGCCGCATCATGGGTGGAGATTTCTTGCTGCATGGAATCACTCCGCATTTTGGAAGTACCTCCGTAAGCGGTCTTCATATCCCTTGGGAACCGGCGCGTTCATCCCTGCCCGCAATGCCTCACGGATTTCCGGTGGTAGTTGCAAAAGCCAAGTTTGGGGGGAATGGGCGTTGCCTTCCGGGGTGACGGGGAGTTGGGCGGCCACCCCGGTGCGGCTGTCCGTCTGTGGCACCCTCCCTTCCTTTAAAGGCGACTGAGCAGGATTTTGGTTCTGCACCTGCTCGCCCTGGCGGGCCGCTCCGCCCTGACCCTGGGGAGAAGAATGGCTCGCGGT
This is a stretch of genomic DNA from Thermogutta terrifontis. It encodes these proteins:
- a CDS encoding AAA family ATPase; the protein is MQQEISTHDAAAVERCHQAYLRIREELAKVIVGQQRVIEEVLIAILARGHALLEGVPGLAKTLLVSSLAQATHLTFKRIQFTPDLMPSDVTGTDVIQEDPKTGERGYKFLPGPIFANMILADEINRTPPKTQAAMLEAMQERQVTAGGRVYRLPDPFFVLATQNPLEQEGTYPLPEAQLDRFLLYIKVDYPSAEEEWEIARRVTSGQQGTIEPLMTGEELVEFQKLVTRIPISDQVLGYAWAIVRASRPGSDESPDFVTRWVAWGAGPRGLLTLVTCAKARAVLHGRYHATIGDVQAVLKPALRHRIAGNYAAQANNLTSDRLIEMLMEAVPPDAKYEKPSPRVLRDRVQA